One segment of Synchiropus splendidus isolate RoL2022-P1 chromosome 4, RoL_Sspl_1.0, whole genome shotgun sequence DNA contains the following:
- the nrsn1l gene encoding neurensin 1-like, with translation MALCSDVCASASGAESSSTEAGYSCLRFGVRSYLHHFYEECSSSVRNGDPEDQGFGPNRRSTLTSNVAVWKVSLGLGLLILTAGVASMSAGYSTSLKIESFGENDMFFVDPQAISFNRGRHLTTTAGIGLSCLGSAVAAMGLVIWILPRTNVKDRHNSRDWEHGGRMGLKWLGFKQTGEVVTKAPGVVDGGQIPVSMSKVERVQPSF, from the exons ATGGCGCTGTGCTCAGATGTTTGTGCCTCTGCTTCAGGAGCTGAATCCTCCAGCACAGAG GCAGGCTACAGCTGCCTGCGTTTTGGAGTTCGTTCATACTTGCACCACTTCTACGAGGAGTGCTCATCCTCTGTGAGGAATGGAGACCCAGAGGATCAAGGGTTTGGCCCAAATCGGAGGTCAACACTGACATCGAACGTTGCAGTCTGGAAG GTTTCCTTGGGCCTGGGTCTCCTCATTCTGACCGCGGGTGTGGCAAGCATGTCCGCTGGTTACTCCACCTCTCTCAAAATTGAGTCCTTCGGAGAGAACGACATGTTTTTCGTGGATCCCCAGGCCATCAGCTTCAATAGAGGGCGCCACCTTACAACCACTGCTGGAATTGGGCTTTCCTGCCTCGGCTCTGCGGTGGCAGCCATGGGTTTGGTCATCTGGATCCTGCCAAGGACCAACGTCAAAGATAGACACAATTCCAGAGATTGGGAGCACGGAGGACGGATGGGTTTGAAGTGGCTGGGATTCAAGCAAACTGGGGAGGTGGTCACAAAAGCACCTGGGGTGGTGGATGGTGGACAGATACCTGTGTCAATGTCCAAGGTGGAGCGCGTTCAACCGTCTTTTTGA